The genomic interval TCGTGATCTTGATGCGCGAGCGCAGGCCGGTCGCCCGGAGCATCTGGTTCGCCTCCGCGACGCCCAGTTCCCAGGGGAGGCCGGCGTTCTTGATCGAAGTCTTGGGCGAGGCGCCGGTGCCGCCCGAGTGGCCCGAGATGTGGACCACGTCGGCGTTTGCCTTCGCGACGCCGGCCGCGATGGTGCCGATGCCGTCCTCGGCGACCAGTTTGACGTTGATGTCGGCCTCCGGGTTGCTCGCCTTCAGGTCGTGGATAAGCTGTTTGAGGTCCTCGATGGAGTAGATGTCGTGCAGCGGCGGCGGGGAGATGAGGCCGACGCCCGGAGTCGCGTACCGGACGTGGGCGATCATCTCGTTGACCTTCATCCCGGGGAGGTGACCGCCCTCGCCGGGTTTCGAGCCCTGTGCCATCTTGATCTGGAGTTCGTCGGCCGAGGCCAGGTAGTCGGAGGTCACGCCGAAGCGGCCGGAGGCGACCTGCTTCGTGGTACACTCCTTCTCGGTACCGAAGCGTTCGGGCGGTTCGCCGCCCTCGCCGGTGTTGGCGTTGGCGCCCAGTCGGTTCATCGCGATGGCGTTGTTCTCGTGCATCTCCGGCGAGAGTGAGCCAAGCGACATCGCCGCCGTCTCGAAGCGCGTGACGATGTCCTCGACTGGCTCGACATCCTCGACCGGGATGGACTCGCGGTCCGAGTCCAGTTCGAGCAGCCCGCGAAGCGTCTGGAGTTGCTCGTTTTGCTCGTTGATGAGCCCGGCGAACTCCTTGTACGTCCCGTAGTCGCCCGTGCGGACGGCCTGCTGGATCTTGCCGACCGTGTCGGGGTTCCACTGGTGGTGGATGCCGTTCGAGCGGAACTCGTACTCGCCCTGGCGGGGCATCTCCGGCTCTTCTTCGCTCCAGGCCACGTCGTGGCGCTGGCGGAGGTCCTCCTCGATGTCGTCGATACCGATCCCTTCGGTCCGGCAGGTCGTCCCCTCGAAGTACTCCGCGATGAAATCGGAGGAGAGCCCGACGGCCTCGAAGATCTGGGCGCCCTGGTAGGACTCGACGGTCGAGATGCCCATCTTGGCCATCGTCTTCAGCAGGCCGTCCTCGACGGCGCCGACGTAGGCGTCGATCGACTGCTCTAAGTCCGCGCCGTCCGGGCCGGCCACGAGGTCCTCGATGGTCTGGTAGGCCAGGTAGGGGTTGACCGCGCCCGCGCCGTAGCCGATCAGCGTCGCGAAGTGATGGACCGCACGCGGATCGCCGGACTCGACGACGAGGCCGACGTGGTTGCGTAGGCCGTTGCGGACGAGGTGGTGGTGGATGCCACCGACCGCGAGCAACGACGGGATCGGGACCCGGTCGTCGCCGGCCGCCCGGTCCGAGAGGACGAGGATGTCGTGCTCCTCGGCCGCCGAGTCGGCGGTCGACCGGAGTTCCTCGACGGCGGTCTCCAGGTCCGTGTCGGGATCGTAGGTCATGTCGAGCACCTTCGTCGACATGCCGTTCGCGTCGGCAGACGACCCCAGCTCCTTGATCGCTCCTGTCTCGTCGTCGGTGAGGATCGGCGAGTCGAGGACGAGCTGGCGGGCGTGGTCGGAGCTCTCGTCAAGCAGGTTACGCTGGAAGCCCAGTCGGGACTCCATCGAGGTGACGAGCTCCTCGCGGATGTAGTCGAGGGGCGGGTTTGTCACCTGGGCGAACAGCTGCTTGAAGTAGGTAAACAGCGGGCGGTTGAACTGCGAGAGCACCGACAGCGGCGTGTCGTCGCCCATCGAGCCGACCGGGTCTTTCCCCTTCTCGGCCATCGGCTCGATGAGGTGGTCGACCTCGTCGTACGTGTAGCCGTACATCGCCTGCTGGCTCCGGAGACCACCGACCTCGCCCTGTGGCGTGTTGTCCGCTCTGTCGGTGATGTCCGCCATGTCCAGTTGCTCCTGATCGACCCACTCGCCGTACTTCTCGTCGGTGATCTCGTCGAACACCTCGGCGTCCGGGATCACGCGCCCCTCCTCGGGGTCGGCGAGGAAACACTGGCCGGGCTGGAGGCGTCCGCGTTCGCTGATCTCGCTGGTGTCGTGGTCGAGCGCGCCGGCCTCCGAGGACATCACGAGCGTGTTGTCCTCCAGCACGTCGTACCGGCACGGGCGCAGCCCGTTCCGGTCCAGCACGGCGCCGATCCGGTCGCCGTCGGTCGCCGCGACGAGTGCGGGGCCGTCCCAGGGCTCGACCAGGGAGGCGTGGTAGTCGTAGAAGTCACGGCGGTCACCGGAGACGTTGTTCATCTCGCCGCGCCACGCCTCGGGAATGAGCATCCGGAGCGCGTGCGGGAGGTCACGCCCGCCCTGGAGCAGCAGTTCGAGCGCGTTGTCGACGCTCGCGGTGTCGGACTGCTCGGGGTCGTCGATGATCGGCTTGATCGTCTCGATGTCCTCGCCGAAGGCATCGCTCTGGATGTCCGTCTCCCGGGCGCGCATCCAGTTGATGTTGCCCTGGATGGTGTTGAACTCGCCGTTGTGGATGATCCGGCGGTAGGGGTGTGCGAGGTGCCACGCGCCCAGCGTGTTCGTCGAGAACCGGGCGTGGACCATCGCGAACGTCGAATCGAGCCGCTCGTCGGCGAGATCCGGATAGTAGTCGGGGAGCTGTTCGGCCGTCAGCAGCCCCTTGTAGACGACTACGTCGGTCGCCAGCGAGACGACGTAGAACCGCTCGTGGCCCGCCGGCTCCTCGGACTCGACCGCGTTCTCCAGCGCGCGCCGGCCGACGTACAGTTGATTGTCGAACTCGGTCCCGGTCGCGCCGGTCTCGCTGGTGACGAAACACTGGACGATCTCGGGTTCGGACTCCAGTGCGGTCTCGCCCAGCCCGTCGTTGTCCGTCGGCACCGACCGCCACTCGACGACCGCGAGGTCCTCGGCGGCCAGTTTCGACTCGACGAGCTGTTTGAGAGCGGCCGCCTCGTCCTCGTCGCTCGGTAGAAACAGCGTCCCGACGGCGTACTCGCCGGGTGCGGGGAGGTCTGCGTCGACCTCCTCGGCGAAAAAGTCGTGCGGTGTCTGCAGCATGATCCCGGCACCGTCGCCGGTGTTCTTCTCGGCCCCCGTCGTCCCTCGGTGTTCGAGGTTCTCCAGAAGGTCCAGTCCGTCCGATACTACCCAGTGGTCGCTGTCGCCGTCGAGGTCCATTACTACCCCGACGCCACAGTTCGACCGCGCGTCCGTGGGGTCCGCGAGCCCGGCCTCACCCGCAGACTCACCCGTAGGTCGCTCAACCATATGTGCATAGGTCTCTGGAAAACGGGCACAAGAGGGTGTCCCTCAAGGTATAAGTGTTCTTAAACCCCAAATTAGGGCATATATATTATGCACGATAATTGCCTATTGTTGTCGGTTCCTCACGGCCCCCGAGGCCCGCTGTCGCGATCAGGATGGGTTCAGGTCGTGACCCGAGTGGGCGACGGCTCCTCGATACCCGAGAGGTAGGCGGTGAGATCGGTCGTCGTGATGATCCCCACGACGCCTTCCGTCTCGTCGACGACGGGGACGTGATGGATCGCGTGGTCGATCATCAGGTCCGCGACGTGCTGGATGGGGTCGTTCGCGGTGGCCGTCACGACCTCGGTACTCATGTGGTCCGCGACCGTCACCGCGCTGGTCCGACCGCCCTGTGCCGCGATCCGGACGAAATCGGTCGAGGTGAGGATCCCCTCGATGTGGTTCTCGTCGTCGACGGCGACGACAGAGCTAATCCCTTCGTCCAGCATCCGCTCTGCGACCGACTCGGCGGACGCGTCCGCGGCGACGGTCGTTACAGGTGAGGACATCAGTCGGCCGACAAAGATATCGTCCATGCGTGTTGATACCAACGCCCGTGGTATAAATTTGTCGGGCTGTTAAATTATTTTATGTAAATACGACGTACGTTCAGTTCGAGAGCGAACCGAAGGGTTCCGTGCCCACGGTCGTGTCGTCGCGGTCGGTCAGGGCCAGATATCGGACTGTTCGGCCGCTTCGACGACGCGCTGGATCGCGACGACGTACGCCGCGACGCGCATGCTTGGGAGGTTGTGTTCCTCGTAGGCCTCGACGAGGGTCTCGAACTGGTCGACGATGATGGCTTCCAGTTCCTCGTTGACGCGCTCCTCGTCCCAGTAGAACCGCTGTCGGTTCTGGACCCACTCGAAGTACGACACGGTGACCCCGCCGGCGTTCGCGAGGATGTCCGGGACGATCAGGGTGTCTTTCTCGGCGAGAACGTCGTCGCCGTCGGGCGTCACCGGACCGTTGGCTGCCTCCGAGATCACGTCCGCCTCGACGCCTTCGGCGATCTCCTCGGTGATCGCGTTTTCGAGGGCGGCCGGGATCAGCAGGTCGACATCGAGCTGGAGGAGTTCGTCGTTCGTGATCTCGGTGGCGGCACCGGGGTAGCCGACGACGCTTCCCGTCTCGCGTTTGTGGCTCTTGGCGTCGACGGCGCTCAGCCCGTCTTCGTCGTAGATTCCGCCGCTGGAGTCCGAGACGGCGACGACCGTCGCGCCGAGTTCCTCGGCGAGTTTGGCGGAGATCCAGCCCGCGTTGCCGTAGCCCTGGACGGCGACGGTCGCGTCCGCGATGTCCTTCCCGAGGTAGTCGAACGCCTCGCGGGCGGCGATGACCGTCGAGCGGCCGGTCGCCTCGACGCGCCCCTCGCTCCCGCCGCTGGAGATGTCCTTCCCGGTGATGACACCGGGTTCGGTCGTGTTTTCGAGGGTCTCGTAGGTGTCTTTGATCCAGTTCATCTCGCGCTGACCGGTGTTCACGTCCGGTGCCGGGATGTCCTGGTCGACACCGATGATCGGGGTCAGTTCCTCGGCGAAGGCCCGCGTGATCCGTTCGAGTTCGTCCTCGGAGTACTCGGTGGGGTCGATGATGATTCCGCCTTTCCCACCGCCAAGCGGGATGCCGACTGTCGCTGTCTTGTACGCCATCCAGCCCGACAGCGCCTTCACTTCGTCGCGGGAGACGCCCGGGTGATACCGGATGCCACCCTTGTAGGGGCCGCGGTCACCGTTGAACTGTGAGCGGTACGCACGAAAGACCTCGATGGAGCCGTCGTCCATCTCCACGGAGAGGTTCGTTTCGAGGATTCGCTCCGGGTTTTTCAGCCGGTTGAGCATGCCCTCGTCGACATCGAGGTACCTCGCGGCCTCGTCTACCTGTTCCTGGAAACTCTCGAACGGGTTGACTGCCTTGCCCATATTTGGACGACTGTCCAGTACAGTACATAAAGTATTCGAAGCTATTCCAACTTTAATAGAAAACTGGCAATAAATGTGGTATAGGAATAGGGTGACGTATGGTCAAAATTATGTACCTTATACACATTATACTCGGCGTCAACCGCGTCGCTCGTCGTTCCGTCGTGATAGCCGCCCAATCTGTCCGCCGTCTTCCGTTTGTATGACTCTGGTCTGACGCCACTTTATATACTATCGGTGGTGACTCTTGCCTGGGGGCATGGAGAAGGTCACACGCTCCCTACCCCACAGTTCTTCCCGACTACGTCGACTCGGCCGGCCCGAACCGCTGTGTGTACGTCCGGCCAAGGTAGACCAGTAGCGGCGTCCCGAGGACCGTCGGCCAGAGCCATCTGGCGACGGCTGGCAGGAAGAGGAAGTTCACGGCCGAGAACGCGGAGACCGCGGCGATGTAGCCGGCGCCCATCCGCGTGACGTGTTGTCCGATCCACTCGCCGGATTCGGGCGGTGTTCCGAACGATCGGAGATCGCCCGCTGCAAACGCCGTCCCCACCGTCCCGAACACCAGGATCACCGGCGCGAACCCGTTTCCGTCGAGATACCACAGGGCACCGACGACGACCAGCCCGACGCTCGCCACGCCGAACAGTCCCAGCGCGACCCAGTCGCGTCGGCCGGGCGCGTCCGTCGGTCGCTTACGCGAGAGGACCCGATAGCCGGAGTACGCGAAGTAGAAACTGAAGATCGCGACCAGCGCGAGAAACAGGCGAAACGAGACCGGCTCGATGACGTACAGGAGCAGCGACGTTCCGGAGACGACCGCCATCGCGTAGACGTAGGCGATCCCGAATCGACGGTGCCGACGCCCGCCCTTGGCGGTGACGAACGCACCGAGTCCCCCGCCCAGTGCGACGAACCCGGCAAAGATGTGCACGCCGAGGGTCAGTTCTTCGATCAGTGAGACCGTGATCATCGTCTCCTCGGTTCCGTGAGCGGGATAATAAAGCTACTGAGTAAGCACTCACTTTTCACCTATGGACGGTACTCACTCCCCGCGCCGGGTCACGCGTCGGCAAGGAGACAGTCGACGTATCCCGACCAGCCGGTCGTGATCGCTTCCCCTACGTCCATCTCCAGTGCGGTGTGGAAGCCGGTCGAACCGTCCGCCGCGGCCAGCAGGAACGCCGCCGTCGCCTCGGGGTCGACTGAGCGAAACACCCCCTGTTCGACGCCGTCGCGGACGATCGCCGTGAGCGTCTCCAGCGTCGCCGACTCCAGGGTCAGCAACGGCTCCCGCAGGGTCTCGTTGTGGGGCGCGTGCGAGAGCAGTTCCATGACGGCGACGTGGACCCCGGCTCCCTCCTCGCCCGGCGACAGGAAGAGGTACTCACAGGCCGCTCGGAGGCGCGTCTCGGGGTCGTCGGTACCGATATCGGCCAGTTCGTCGGCCAACTCTCCCGCGGCGTATTCGAGGAAGGCCGCGATCATCTCGTCTTTCGAGTCGAAGTGGTAGTACAGACCCGCCTCGCTTTTGGGGTACTCGGCGGCGATCTTCGCGGTCGTCAGCCGCGCGTAGCCGTGTTCCGCGAGCGCGGCCCGTACTGCCTGGGCGACTTCCGCCTTGGCGTCGGCCGGCACTGAGTCGGTCATACGACTAAGTGGACGCTCACCACATACCACCTTTTTCATCGTCGGGTTCGCGTCGCCGCTCCGCGACGAGCGAACCGCCCACGTCTTTGATCAGGGGTCGAACGCTCGACTTCGGCACACTCGAACCCACAGTCGAAGACGGTAGGCTAGTAGGACTTCGCGAAGTACGCCGTCTCCTCGCTGTCCTCGCCACAGA from Haloarcula pelagica carries:
- the gltB gene encoding glutamate synthase large subunit, whose translation is MVERPTGESAGEAGLADPTDARSNCGVGVVMDLDGDSDHWVVSDGLDLLENLEHRGTTGAEKNTGDGAGIMLQTPHDFFAEEVDADLPAPGEYAVGTLFLPSDEDEAAALKQLVESKLAAEDLAVVEWRSVPTDNDGLGETALESEPEIVQCFVTSETGATGTEFDNQLYVGRRALENAVESEEPAGHERFYVVSLATDVVVYKGLLTAEQLPDYYPDLADERLDSTFAMVHARFSTNTLGAWHLAHPYRRIIHNGEFNTIQGNINWMRARETDIQSDAFGEDIETIKPIIDDPEQSDTASVDNALELLLQGGRDLPHALRMLIPEAWRGEMNNVSGDRRDFYDYHASLVEPWDGPALVAATDGDRIGAVLDRNGLRPCRYDVLEDNTLVMSSEAGALDHDTSEISERGRLQPGQCFLADPEEGRVIPDAEVFDEITDEKYGEWVDQEQLDMADITDRADNTPQGEVGGLRSQQAMYGYTYDEVDHLIEPMAEKGKDPVGSMGDDTPLSVLSQFNRPLFTYFKQLFAQVTNPPLDYIREELVTSMESRLGFQRNLLDESSDHARQLVLDSPILTDDETGAIKELGSSADANGMSTKVLDMTYDPDTDLETAVEELRSTADSAAEEHDILVLSDRAAGDDRVPIPSLLAVGGIHHHLVRNGLRNHVGLVVESGDPRAVHHFATLIGYGAGAVNPYLAYQTIEDLVAGPDGADLEQSIDAYVGAVEDGLLKTMAKMGISTVESYQGAQIFEAVGLSSDFIAEYFEGTTCRTEGIGIDDIEEDLRQRHDVAWSEEEPEMPRQGEYEFRSNGIHHQWNPDTVGKIQQAVRTGDYGTYKEFAGLINEQNEQLQTLRGLLELDSDRESIPVEDVEPVEDIVTRFETAAMSLGSLSPEMHENNAIAMNRLGANANTGEGGEPPERFGTEKECTTKQVASGRFGVTSDYLASADELQIKMAQGSKPGEGGHLPGMKVNEMIAHVRYATPGVGLISPPPLHDIYSIEDLKQLIHDLKASNPEADINVKLVAEDGIGTIAAGVAKANADVVHISGHSGGTGASPKTSIKNAGLPWELGVAEANQMLRATGLRSRIKITTDGGMKTGRDVAVAALLGAEGYTFGTASMVTSGCVMARQCHENTCPVGVATQNEKLRDRFPGEPQHVINYMTFVAQELRELMADLGFASIDEMIGRAGVLQMRDDVEQPKAKKLDLSSVIAEPDGDDGRYKQREQTHDIDAQLDWELIEAAEPAIETGEPVAIDTEIDNVDRAVGATLSNRISREYGKQGLADDTVRIDAAGTAGQSFGAFLATGVTMDLTGTANDYVGKGLSGGKLIVNTPEEASYAADENIVIGNVALYGATRGEVYINGRAGERFAVRNSGVKGVVEGVGDHGCEYMTGGAIVVLGDTGKNFAAGMSGGVAYVYDPDGSFAEQANTGMVTVMDDLEGKDRQMITRLVENHAAYTDSDRAAELLEEWDAVVENFTKVMPDAYAEVIADRERDDVRNEPPASATATADATETDFAASTDD
- a CDS encoding CBS domain-containing protein — encoded protein: MDDIFVGRLMSSPVTTVAADASAESVAERMLDEGISSVVAVDDENHIEGILTSTDFVRIAAQGGRTSAVTVADHMSTEVVTATANDPIQHVADLMIDHAIHHVPVVDETEGVVGIITTTDLTAYLSGIEEPSPTRVTT
- a CDS encoding Glu/Leu/Phe/Val family dehydrogenase, which translates into the protein MGKAVNPFESFQEQVDEAARYLDVDEGMLNRLKNPERILETNLSVEMDDGSIEVFRAYRSQFNGDRGPYKGGIRYHPGVSRDEVKALSGWMAYKTATVGIPLGGGKGGIIIDPTEYSEDELERITRAFAEELTPIIGVDQDIPAPDVNTGQREMNWIKDTYETLENTTEPGVITGKDISSGGSEGRVEATGRSTVIAAREAFDYLGKDIADATVAVQGYGNAGWISAKLAEELGATVVAVSDSSGGIYDEDGLSAVDAKSHKRETGSVVGYPGAATEITNDELLQLDVDLLIPAALENAITEEIAEGVEADVISEAANGPVTPDGDDVLAEKDTLIVPDILANAGGVTVSYFEWVQNRQRFYWDEERVNEELEAIIVDQFETLVEAYEEHNLPSMRVAAYVVAIQRVVEAAEQSDIWP
- a CDS encoding TetR/AcrR family transcriptional regulator, whose translation is MTDSVPADAKAEVAQAVRAALAEHGYARLTTAKIAAEYPKSEAGLYYHFDSKDEMIAAFLEYAAGELADELADIGTDDPETRLRAACEYLFLSPGEEGAGVHVAVMELLSHAPHNETLREPLLTLESATLETLTAIVRDGVEQGVFRSVDPEATAAFLLAAADGSTGFHTALEMDVGEAITTGWSGYVDCLLADA